One region of Solanum pennellii chromosome 6, SPENNV200 genomic DNA includes:
- the LOC107022656 gene encoding uncharacterized protein LOC107022656 gives MKMDLQRPDSQFPYSFLNSGLRRRTNMRGIFYRFLSSSSSSSRPSAARSLLMTLFFSSSAFRRIMSLFLKTSVCRFNVLLKFSTEAFLSLAMIRLSSKKRSVGYGRHESDNCITLQGQPICVNLTRFFNQCIPFCGFNLHSDYSLNENVL, from the exons ATGAAGATGGATCTTCAACGTCCAGATTCTCAATTTCCCTATTCCTTTCTCAATTCAG GTTTGCGGAGGCGGACCAATATGCGTGGGATCTTCTATAGATTCTTATCGTCCTCCTCTTCAAGCTCCAGACCTTCAGCAGCCAGAAGCCTTCTaatgactcttttcttttcttcctctGCTTTTCGCCGCATTATGTCTCTTTTCCTTAAGACAAGTGTATGTCGCTTTAACGTATTATTAAAATTCTCCACAGAAGCCTTTCTCTCATTAGCAATGATTCGTCTTTCTTCTAAAAAAAGATCAGTGGGATACGGTCGGCATGAAAGTGATAATTGCATAACTTTGCAAGGACAACCCATATGCGTCAACTTAACAAGATTTTTCAATCAGTGTATCCCTTTCTGTGGCTTCAATCTGCATTCTGATTATTCACTAAATGAAAATGTGTTGTAG